In Myxocyprinus asiaticus isolate MX2 ecotype Aquarium Trade chromosome 3, UBuf_Myxa_2, whole genome shotgun sequence, the following proteins share a genomic window:
- the LOC127420658 gene encoding uncharacterized protein LOC127420658 — protein MGRLSNDMLQNRIDKISCASKDLSVVYEELRQTAIPDSDTRRRIDTCGAVMKMRVCMESSRVLVKEQPLTRRGILSTMASVYDPLGFAAPFILISKQILQKMCHEKVGWDEPLQDYLRPQWESWLLGLQNLADVKIQRCYLPSTFKDVQRYELHHFSDASASGYGECTYLRAINTSGEVHCSLLMGKARVAPTKVMTIPRLELLAAVVAVQTSDLLRKELEIDDLQEYFWTNSKVVLGYINNDARRFHVFVANRIQCIKQSTDSKQWRYVTSEENPADYASRGLTAEDLMTSNWLTGPKFLWQRELPGDVKVGEIIANDPEL, from the exons ATGGGTCGTCTCTCCAATGACATGCTGCAAAATCGAATTGATAAGATCAGCTGTGCTTCAAAGGATTTGAGTGTTGTTTATGAAGAGTTGCGCCAAACTGCTATTCCAGATAGTGATACTCGCCGCAGAATAGACACTTGTGGAGCAGTCATGAAGATGAGAGTCTGCATGGAGTCATCTAG AGTACTCGTTAAGGAACAACCACTCACTAGAAGAGGAATCCTATCCACTATGGCTTCGGTATATGACCCACTTGGCTTTGCAGCACCCTTCATTCTCATTAGTAAGCAAATACTACAGAAGATGTGTCATGAAAAAGTTGGTTGGGATGAGCCACTTCAGGATTACCTGCGGCCACAGTGGGAATCTTGGCTTTTAGGTCTTCAAAACCTGGCTGATGTGAAGATCCAACGTTGTTATTTACCATCAACCTTCAAGGATGTCCAGCGCTATGAGCTTCATCATTTCTCTGATGCTAGTGCTTCAGGTTATGGAGAATGCACATATCTCAGGGCTATCAATACCTCAGGAGAAGTTCACTGCTCCCTACTTATGGGCAAAGCTAGAGTGGCTCCTACTAAGGTTATGACTATTCCCAGACTAGAGCTATTAGCTGCAGTAGTAGCTGTACAAACAAGTGATTTACTGAGGAAAGAACTAGAAATAGATGACCTACAAGAATACTTCTGGACCAATTCAAAGGTTGTCCTTGGATACATTAACAATGATGCCAGAAGATTCCATGTCTTCGTAGCTAATCGTATTCAATGCATCAAGCAAAGTACAGACTCTAAACAATGGAGGTATGTGACCTCTGAAGAGAACCCTGCTGATTACGCATCCAGAGGCCTTACAGCAGAAGATCTCATGACTTCCAACTGGTTAACAGGACCAAAGTTTCTTTGGCAAAGGGAACTGCCTGGAGATGTCAAGGTGGGAGAGATCATAGCCAATGACCCAGAGCTTTGA